Proteins encoded within one genomic window of Triticum aestivum cultivar Chinese Spring chromosome 2D, IWGSC CS RefSeq v2.1, whole genome shotgun sequence:
- the LOC123055350 gene encoding ATP synthase subunit beta, chloroplastic-like has protein sequence MGFAWATKSSPGPLFSLIELTNSFPFYFWIFFDLIWHYSTIKKEKFRQIPFFNYVIIMRTNPTTSPPGVSTIEEKSTGRIDQIIGPVLDVTFPPGKLPYIYNALVVQSRDTADKQINVTCEVQQLLGNNRVRAVAMSATDGLMRGMEVIDTGAPLSVPVGGATLGRIFNVLGEPVDNLGPVDSSATFPIHRSAPAFIELDTKLSIFETGIKVVDLLAPYRRGGKIGLFGGAGVGKTVLIMELINNIAKAHGGVSVFGGVGEWTREGNDLYMEMKESGVINEKNIEESKVALVYGQMNEPPGARMRVGLTALTMAEYF, from the coding sequence ATGGGATTCGCTTGGGCAACGAAATCAAGTCCTGGTCCCCTTTTCTCTCTTATTGAATTAACTAATTCATTTCCTTTTTACttttggattttttttgatttgatttggcattattcaacaataaaaaaagaaaaatttcgaCAAATTCCTTTTTTTAATTATGTGATAATTATGAGAACCAATCCTACTACTTCTCCTCCCGGGGTTTCCACAATTGAAGAAAAAAGTACAGgtcgtatcgatcaaattattggaCCCGTGCTGGATGTCACTTTTCCCCCAGGCAAGTTACCTTATATTTATAACGCTTTGGTAGTCCAGAGTAGAGACACTGCCGATAAGCAAATTAATGTGACTTGTGAGGTACAACAATTATTAGGAAATAATCGAGTTAGAGCTGTAGCTATGAGTGCTACGGACGGGTTGATGAGAGGAATGGAAGTGATTGACACGGGAGCTCCTCTCAGTGTTCCGGTCGGTGGAGCTACTCTCGGACGAATTTTCAACGTTCTTGGGGAGCCTGTTGACAATTTGGGTCCTGTAGATAGTAGTGCAACGTTCCCTATTCATAGATCTGCGCCTGCCTTTATCGAGTTAGATACGAAATTATCCATCTTTGAAACAGGTATTAAGGTCGTCGATCTTTTAGCTCCTTATCGACGTGGaggaaaaataggactatttgggGGGGCTGGAGTAGGTAAAACAGTACTGATCATGGAATTAATCAATAACATTGCTAAAGCTCATGGGGGCGTATCCGTATTCGGTGGAGTAGGGGAATGGACTCGTGAAGGAAATGATCTTTATATGGAAATGAAGGAATCCGGAGTAATTAATGAAAAAAATATTGAGGAATCAAAGGTAGCTCTAGTCTATGGCCAAATGAATGAACCACCGGGAGCTCGTATGAGAGTTGGTTTAACTGCCCTAACTATGGCGGAATATTTCTGA